One Trichomycterus rosablanca isolate fTriRos1 chromosome 10, fTriRos1.hap1, whole genome shotgun sequence DNA window includes the following coding sequences:
- the aldoab gene encoding aldolase a, fructose-bisphosphate, b: MPHAYPFLSPEQKKELSDIALKIVAPGKGILAADESTGSVAKRFQSINVENTEENRRFYRQLLFTADDRVKPCIGGVIFFHETLYQKADDGKVFPQLIKERGMVVGIKVDKGVVPLAGTNGETTTQGLDGLYERCAQYKKDGADFAKWRCVLKITPTTPSSLAIKENANVLARYASICQMHGIVPIVEPEILPDGDHDLKRCQYVTEKVLAAVYKALNDHHVYLEGTLLKPNMVTAGHSCSHKYSPQEVAMATVTALRRTVPPAVPGITFLSGGQSEEEASVNLNAINACPLHKPWALTFSYGRALQASALKAWSGKKENGKACQEEFIKRAVANSAASTGKHASSGDKGAAAGESLFVANHAY; this comes from the exons ATGCCTCATGCGTACCCATTCCTGAGTCCTGAGCAGAAGAAGGAGCTCAGTGACATCGCCCTGAAAATTGTCGCCCCCGGCAAAGGAATCCTCGCTGCCGATGAATCCACAG GCAGCGTAGCCAAACGCTTCCAGAGCATCAACGTCGAGAACACCGAGGAGAACAGGAGGTTCTACCGCCAGCTGCTCTTCACCGCCGACGACCGCGTCAAGCCCTGCATCGGCGGAGTCATCTTCTTTCACGAGACCCTCTACCAGAAGGCCGACGATGGCAAGGTGTTCCCCCAGCTCATCAAGGAGAGAGGCATGGTCGTGGGCATCAAGGTCGACAAAGGTGTCGTCCCTCTGGCTGGAACCAATGGAGAGACCACTACCCAGG GTCTGGACGGCTTGTACGAGCGCTGCGCTCAGTACAAGAAGGACGGGGCTGACTTCGCCAAGTGGCGCTGCGTGCTGAAGATCACCCCCACCACCCCATCCAGCCTGGCCATCAAAGAGAACGCCAACGTTCTGGCTCGCTATGCCAGCATCTGCCAGATG CATGGCATCGTGCCCATCGTCGAGCCCGAAATCCTCCCCGATGGTGACCATGACCTGAAGAGGTGCCAGTATGTCACCGAGAAGGTCCTGGCAGCCGTCTACAAGGCTTTGAACGACCACCACGTTTACCTTGAGGGCACTCTGCTCAAGCCTAACATGGTTACCGCCGGACACTCCTGCTCTCACAAGTACTCCCCCCAGGAGGTCGCAATGGCCACCGTGACCGCCCTGCGTCGCACCGTACCCCCCGCCGTACCTG GCATCACTTTCCTGTCTGGCGGCCAGAGTGAAGAGGAGGCCTCGGTCAACCTGAACGCCATCAACGCGTGCCCACTGCACAAACCCTGGGCCCTGACCTTCTCCTACGGCCGCGCCCTGCAGGCCTCCGCTCTCAAAGCCTGGAGCGGCAAGAAGGAAAACGGCAAGGCCTGCCAGGAGGAGTTCATCAAGAGAGCTGTG GCCAACAGCGCAGCATCCACCGGGAAACACGCTTCCTCCGGAGATAAAGGCGCCGCAGCTGGAGAATCTCTGTTCGTGGCTAATCACGCCTATTAG